From Desulfonatronum thiosulfatophilum, a single genomic window includes:
- a CDS encoding APC family permease: MPDATSCRPASNEKLRGGLSVADGVAVLVGVVIGIGIFGFPPLVAQQAETPYIYMGLWLAGGLIMLLGALCYAELGSTYPHAGGEYHFLQRAWGSGVGVLFAWARGTVIQTGSIAAVAFIYGEYAQQLVPLGAWGAAMHAAVAIMGLTALNIVGTREAKRAQILFSSMTVLALALVIGGGLLKSAPAMAEPIIGAGTSTALSGNPAGALGMGMVFVLLTYGGWNETAYLSGELRDPQRSMSRVLLLGAAIVIFVYVLANLSYLHIFGLEGLRETHAVGAQMMQLVAGPRAAFLLSVMVCIVALSTLNATILTGARVYYALGRDVPRLSMLGAWSERSETPVRALALQGLITLALVLFGAMTQDGIGTMVAYTAPVFWLFMLLTAMSVFALRHRDPLRRRPFRVPVYPLTPLLFGITCLGLLWSSTLYAGPGAIVGLGVLAAGAPLLLLRGRNTSTG; encoded by the coding sequence ATGCCAGACGCAACTAGCTGCCGGCCAGCCTCAAACGAAAAGCTTCGCGGCGGACTGAGCGTTGCCGACGGTGTCGCGGTTCTGGTCGGCGTGGTCATCGGCATCGGCATCTTCGGTTTTCCGCCCCTTGTGGCCCAGCAGGCAGAGACCCCATACATCTACATGGGCTTGTGGCTGGCCGGTGGGCTGATCATGCTGCTGGGCGCGCTCTGCTACGCGGAACTGGGCTCGACATACCCGCATGCAGGAGGCGAATACCACTTCCTGCAGCGGGCATGGGGATCAGGGGTGGGCGTGCTTTTCGCATGGGCTCGCGGCACTGTCATCCAGACCGGGTCGATTGCCGCGGTGGCTTTCATCTACGGGGAATACGCACAGCAGCTGGTGCCCCTTGGGGCATGGGGCGCTGCAATGCACGCGGCCGTCGCCATCATGGGGCTGACGGCCCTGAATATTGTCGGCACCCGTGAAGCCAAGCGGGCGCAGATCCTGTTCTCGTCGATGACCGTTCTGGCCCTGGCCCTGGTTATCGGCGGCGGACTGCTCAAGTCGGCGCCGGCCATGGCGGAGCCGATCATCGGCGCCGGGACCTCAACCGCTTTGAGCGGCAATCCGGCCGGGGCTTTAGGCATGGGCATGGTCTTCGTCCTGCTCACCTACGGCGGCTGGAACGAGACGGCCTACCTGTCCGGAGAACTGCGCGACCCGCAGCGGAGCATGAGCCGGGTCCTGTTGCTCGGAGCAGCCATTGTCATCTTCGTGTATGTCCTGGCCAACCTGTCGTATCTGCACATTTTCGGACTGGAAGGCCTGCGTGAGACCCATGCGGTGGGAGCGCAGATGATGCAGCTCGTTGCCGGCCCCAGGGCCGCTTTCCTGTTGAGCGTGATGGTCTGCATCGTGGCTCTGAGCACCCTCAATGCCACAATATTGACCGGGGCCCGCGTCTACTATGCCCTGGGGCGCGACGTACCGCGTCTTTCCATGCTCGGCGCCTGGAGCGAGCGCTCCGAGACGCCGGTCAGGGCGTTGGCGCTCCAGGGGCTGATCACCCTGGCCCTGGTCCTGTTCGGGGCCATGACGCAGGACGGCATCGGTACCATGGTCGCCTACACCGCGCCGGTTTTCTGGCTGTTCATGCTCCTGACGGCGATGTCCGTTTTCGCGCTGCGTCACCGGGATCCGCTTCGCAGACGTCCCTTTCGGGTCCCCGTGTACCCGCTCACCCCGCTGCTGTTCGGGATAACCTGTCTTGGATTGCTATGGTCGAGCACCCTCTATGCGGGGCCCGGCGCCATTGTCGGATTAGGTGTCCTTGCCGCAGGCGCGCCCTTGCTGCTGTTGCGGGGCCGGAACACTTCGACTGGATAG
- a CDS encoding SAM-dependent methyltransferase: protein MMSSICGSFAQPGRRTLWATILVVCLLTAPGINWWSASEAGASPQLSVIYVPTPERLVHRMLEMAEVREDDYVIDLGSGDGRIVVAAVRDFNARAAHGIDLDPQRVAEGRENARRAGVEDRATFEEGDLFEMDFSEATVLTMYLLQTLNLRLRPVILETMRPGTRVVSHAFNMGDWEPDQHEVVDGRNAYLWIVPAQVQGRWQLSTADGREVTLSLTQSYQNISGHAVVEGASMDLNDVNLRGDEIRFVIGSDNYVGRVEGDTMVPVQTSGAAQGWNARRN, encoded by the coding sequence ATGATGTCGTCAATTTGCGGTTCATTTGCTCAACCCGGACGAAGAACGCTCTGGGCAACAATTCTGGTTGTCTGCCTGTTGACGGCGCCAGGCATCAATTGGTGGAGCGCTTCCGAAGCCGGCGCATCGCCGCAGCTCAGCGTCATCTATGTTCCCACGCCGGAGAGGCTGGTCCATCGCATGTTGGAAATGGCCGAGGTTCGGGAGGATGATTACGTGATTGATCTCGGCTCGGGGGATGGCCGCATCGTGGTCGCGGCTGTCAGGGATTTCAACGCCCGGGCTGCTCACGGCATCGACCTGGATCCCCAGCGGGTTGCCGAGGGCCGGGAAAATGCCCGCCGGGCCGGCGTCGAGGACCGCGCCACTTTCGAGGAGGGGGATCTGTTCGAAATGGATTTTTCCGAAGCCACAGTGCTGACCATGTACCTCCTGCAAACGTTGAATCTGCGCCTGCGCCCGGTGATTCTGGAGACGATGAGACCCGGAACGCGAGTCGTCTCCCACGCCTTCAACATGGGCGACTGGGAACCGGACCAGCATGAAGTGGTCGACGGACGCAACGCCTATCTCTGGATCGTTCCCGCACAGGTGCAGGGGCGATGGCAGCTCTCCACAGCCGACGGCAGGGAAGTCACCCTGTCCTTGACCCAGTCTTACCAGAACATCAGCGGTCATGCCGTGGTGGAAGGCGCTTCCATGGACCTTAATGACGTAAATCTGCGTGGCGACGAGATCCGCTTCGTCATCGGCTCCGACAACTATGTCGGCAGGGTGGAAGGCGATACGATGGTTCCCGTTCAAACCTCCGGCGCGGCGCAAGGCTGGAATGCCAGACGCAACTAG
- a CDS encoding SulP family inorganic anion transporter, with translation MNDPSAASSSRSLTREILNDIGSVKCLSGISIGLVISLMLIIIQVSFAAMIFSGPLEVHAQRGMGLTMAGAVALLLISALFSSFRPTITAPQDAPVAIFAGAAAGIAVTLGTGYTEAAFITVVAALILSTMATAVFFLLAGVMRFAGYIRFMPYPVVAGFLAGTGWLLSKGSLEVMTGFSMTWSTVPALLSTEALMLWAPGAAYALLLFFCLRRWSHFLILPGSMIVGLILYHLAMPVFDLDMEQARESGLFFASFSSAHLWPVFSLSDYQFIQWNALFPQLPTLAIIPFISLLGFLLNTGGIELAAQRDLDLNRELLVNSGGNALAALAGSSAGYTSLSLAMLGFKTGADTRIVGLTATAMFIATLFFGGQIISIFPKALLGGFLLLLGLFFLSDWILDTYKRMPRADYMIVVGVFATIGIFGYLYGVLLGLLATVTLFVAKLTRIPAVESTSTCAQTRSRKARPLPHQRLLAEHGRSAYIFNLNGFLFFGSVNALTSAVMQAWTNEEARFILVDFQKVTGFDISAVNNFVRLAQRISARNENFILTAPPGLFVDLFNQVAGPETASKVRIFPDKNTALEWIEDQLLNTALTTMAKATPDSRRRSHGQLFDEVADDLLDQLEQQEHVETLLERIRPYLEARSFAAGQELLEENAPAPGMFFIHQGAVRESVTVSSGRSTTLRTLGQGTFFAVPAAYEPWRSCCSYQAESAVETFLLTPEALRELESVDPRTAQEIHRLVVSSLVRA, from the coding sequence ATGAACGATCCATCCGCTGCTTCCTCCAGCCGATCCTTGACCCGAGAAATCCTGAACGACATCGGCTCGGTCAAGTGTCTTTCCGGAATCAGTATCGGGCTGGTGATCAGCCTGATGTTGATCATTATTCAGGTTTCCTTTGCCGCGATGATTTTTTCCGGACCTCTGGAGGTTCACGCCCAACGGGGCATGGGATTGACCATGGCCGGCGCCGTGGCGCTCCTTCTGATATCAGCCCTTTTCAGCAGTTTTCGCCCCACCATCACTGCCCCTCAGGATGCTCCCGTGGCCATTTTTGCCGGAGCCGCGGCCGGCATCGCCGTGACGTTGGGTACCGGATACACCGAGGCGGCCTTCATCACGGTTGTGGCTGCATTGATCCTTTCCACCATGGCCACTGCCGTGTTTTTCCTGCTGGCCGGGGTCATGCGTTTTGCAGGCTACATCCGGTTCATGCCCTATCCTGTTGTTGCCGGGTTTCTTGCCGGCACCGGCTGGCTGCTGAGCAAAGGCAGCCTGGAAGTGATGACCGGGTTTTCCATGACCTGGTCCACGGTGCCGGCTTTGCTGTCCACGGAAGCGCTCATGCTCTGGGCCCCAGGAGCCGCCTATGCCCTGCTGCTGTTTTTCTGTCTGCGCCGCTGGTCGCACTTTTTAATTCTGCCCGGCTCGATGATCGTTGGCTTGATCCTTTACCATCTGGCCATGCCCGTCTTTGACCTGGATATGGAACAGGCCCGAGAATCGGGACTTTTTTTCGCTTCCTTCTCCTCGGCGCACCTCTGGCCGGTATTCAGCCTTTCGGATTATCAATTCATCCAATGGAACGCCCTCTTTCCCCAGCTGCCGACTTTGGCCATCATACCCTTCATCTCCCTGCTTGGATTTCTTCTGAACACCGGCGGCATCGAACTGGCCGCGCAGCGAGACCTGGACTTGAACCGGGAATTACTGGTCAACAGCGGCGGAAATGCCTTGGCGGCGCTGGCCGGGTCATCCGCCGGATACACCTCCCTTAGTCTCGCCATGCTGGGGTTCAAGACCGGCGCTGACACAAGGATCGTCGGGCTGACGGCCACAGCCATGTTCATCGCGACGCTTTTTTTCGGCGGGCAAATCATCTCCATTTTCCCCAAGGCTCTGTTGGGCGGCTTTTTACTGCTTCTGGGCCTTTTTTTCCTTTCGGACTGGATACTGGATACCTATAAACGCATGCCCAGGGCCGACTACATGATCGTGGTCGGCGTTTTTGCCACTATCGGCATATTTGGATATTTGTACGGTGTTTTGCTGGGTCTGCTGGCGACCGTGACCTTGTTTGTGGCCAAGCTCACTCGGATTCCGGCTGTCGAGTCCACTTCCACCTGCGCCCAGACCCGCAGCCGCAAGGCACGCCCCCTGCCCCATCAGCGTCTGCTTGCGGAGCATGGACGAAGTGCCTATATCTTTAATCTGAACGGCTTTCTTTTTTTCGGTTCCGTGAACGCCTTGACCTCGGCGGTCATGCAAGCCTGGACCAACGAGGAAGCCCGCTTCATTCTGGTCGATTTTCAGAAAGTGACCGGATTCGACATCTCGGCGGTAAACAATTTCGTCCGTCTGGCCCAACGCATCTCTGCACGCAATGAAAATTTCATTCTTACAGCACCACCAGGGCTGTTCGTGGACCTGTTCAACCAGGTCGCTGGACCGGAAACGGCTTCCAAGGTTCGGATATTTCCGGACAAAAACACGGCCCTGGAATGGATCGAGGACCAGTTGTTGAACACTGCACTGACGACCATGGCCAAAGCCACGCCGGACTCACGAAGAAGATCCCATGGCCAACTCTTCGATGAGGTCGCCGACGATCTTCTGGATCAGCTGGAACAGCAGGAACACGTTGAAACGCTGTTGGAACGAATCCGTCCATATCTGGAGGCCCGTTCATTTGCCGCGGGGCAGGAACTGCTGGAAGAAAACGCCCCGGCGCCCGGGATGTTCTTCATTCATCAAGGCGCTGTCCGAGAGAGCGTTACGGTTTCCTCGGGGCGAAGCACTACGCTGCGAACTCTTGGCCAGGGCACCTTTTTCGCTGTGCCCGCTGCCTATGAGCCCTGGCGATCCTGCTGTTCTTATCAGGCGGAATCCGCAGTGGAAACTTTCCTGCTCACCCCGGAGGCCTTGCGCGAGCTGGAATCCGTCGATCCCCGGACGGCCCAGGAAATCCACCGTCTGGTCGTCTCGTCCCTTGTGCGCGCATAG
- a CDS encoding DUF2156 domain-containing protein, whose translation MPIEFHPVSLRDQEQYLLLLAQCSQKTSDYSFANIFGWAEEYGLEWFFEKDLVWIRQQKPEPVYWAPIGSWEKIDWEEHATRLRSARFQRVPEELARIWRGCFGERLVVSDARGQWDYIYLVRELVELKGNRFHKKKNHFNQFDRNYQAVYHDLDMDCVERVLEMQQNWCSWKECAHSDALEAENTAIGRVLKEWDRIPGLKGGVLEVNEEIVAYTVAEALTENTMVIHFEKGHTGYKGVYQAINKLFLANAASGFEYVNREQDLDDEGLRKAKLSYNPVRFLKKSSVRFLG comes from the coding sequence ATGCCCATTGAATTCCACCCTGTCAGTTTGCGGGACCAGGAGCAGTATCTGCTGTTGCTGGCCCAGTGCTCCCAGAAAACATCGGACTACAGCTTTGCGAACATCTTCGGCTGGGCTGAGGAGTATGGCCTGGAATGGTTTTTCGAGAAGGACCTGGTCTGGATCAGGCAACAGAAGCCGGAACCTGTTTACTGGGCCCCTATCGGATCATGGGAGAAGATTGATTGGGAGGAGCATGCCACAAGGCTCAGGTCGGCCCGGTTTCAGCGCGTGCCCGAGGAACTGGCCCGCATCTGGCGGGGTTGTTTCGGCGAGCGGCTCGTGGTGTCCGATGCCCGGGGGCAGTGGGATTACATCTATCTGGTCCGGGAGTTGGTGGAACTGAAAGGAAATCGGTTTCACAAAAAAAAGAATCACTTCAATCAGTTTGATCGAAATTACCAAGCAGTCTATCACGATCTGGACATGGACTGCGTGGAGCGGGTGCTGGAAATGCAGCAGAACTGGTGCTCCTGGAAAGAATGCGCCCATTCCGATGCATTGGAAGCGGAGAACACGGCCATAGGACGCGTTCTCAAGGAGTGGGACAGGATTCCGGGGCTCAAGGGCGGCGTTCTGGAGGTGAATGAGGAGATCGTCGCCTATACCGTGGCCGAGGCCCTGACCGAAAACACCATGGTCATCCACTTTGAAAAGGGGCACACCGGCTACAAGGGCGTCTATCAGGCCATCAACAAGCTGTTCCTGGCCAATGCGGCAAGCGGCTTCGAGTACGTCAATCGCGAACAGGATCTGGACGACGAAGGACTGCGCAAGGCGAAACTCTCCTATAATCCAGTCCGCTTTTTGAAAAAAAGCAGCGTACGCTTTTTAGGATGA
- a CDS encoding Crp/Fnr family transcriptional regulator, whose amino-acid sequence MDEHITTLLGKMPVFQGLSTQQLQALANIAEPIRYQPGDLIFSEGDPAAGFFLVLSGQVKVFKMSFDGKEQVLHFVGPDEIFAEVPVYSGGAYPANAAALRETKTFFFPRAAIRRLLAKDPNLAMNMLADLSKRLRQLTRLVENLSLKESPARLAAYLLHAGSELVRADEVELDVTKGQLATLLGTTPETLSRTLKKMSENGVIEVHGRTIRLLDKAALEDMAAG is encoded by the coding sequence ATGGATGAACACATCACTACCCTGCTCGGCAAGATGCCGGTCTTTCAAGGGCTGTCCACGCAGCAACTCCAGGCGCTGGCCAATATTGCCGAACCGATCAGGTATCAGCCCGGCGATCTGATTTTCTCCGAGGGAGATCCGGCGGCGGGCTTTTTTCTTGTTCTTTCCGGGCAGGTGAAGGTGTTCAAGATGTCATTTGACGGCAAGGAGCAGGTGCTCCATTTCGTCGGGCCGGATGAAATTTTTGCCGAAGTCCCGGTCTATTCCGGGGGAGCCTATCCGGCCAATGCCGCGGCGTTGCGTGAGACGAAAACCTTTTTCTTTCCCAGGGCCGCCATTCGCAGGCTTCTGGCCAAGGATCCGAATCTGGCCATGAACATGCTGGCCGACCTGTCGAAGCGGCTGCGTCAGTTGACCAGGCTGGTGGAAAACCTGTCCCTCAAGGAAAGCCCGGCCCGGCTGGCGGCGTATCTGCTGCATGCCGGCAGCGAGCTGGTGCGGGCGGACGAAGTGGAACTGGATGTAACCAAGGGCCAGCTGGCCACCCTGCTGGGCACCACGCCGGAAACCCTCTCCAGGACCCTGAAAAAGATGTCCGAAAACGGCGTGATCGAGGTCCACGGGCGCACCATCCGGCTCCTGGACAAGGCGGCCCTGGAGGATATGGCCGCGGGATGA
- a CDS encoding peptidase U32 family protein — translation MAFHSPCPELLAPAGNPVKFQAALLYGADAVYLGGPSLNLRAGADGFGREALSDALVQAHSSNVKIYYCLNAFPQEKDLGLVRTCLELLSDMGDACVDGLIVADPGVFFLARKILPHVPIHVSTQANTGNSAAAAFWRELGATRINLARELALGDIRSLARAVPDLELEMFVHGAMCLALSGRCSLSAYLNARSANKGSCTQPCRFKYRAKAMAVEEQLRPGEILWEVLEDEDYTAFFSPRDLCLVKYLPWIWKNQIRAVKIEGRMRSAAYVALTCDVYRTALDDLGMGRFRPSLYLHELGLALHRPMDSGFFLPGAPSTTARRWDCAGRMTMVGHLIRQEGQEKWMVQVLDRWDAAKPLELVLPGLRRPVVEASEYGLENERGEKLAVAHPGQRVLLSCGHPSCRPGMFVRQDQPERISPTR, via the coding sequence ATGGCTTTTCATTCGCCTTGCCCTGAACTGCTGGCGCCGGCCGGCAATCCCGTCAAATTCCAGGCTGCGTTGCTCTACGGCGCGGATGCCGTGTATCTCGGCGGACCTTCATTGAATCTGCGGGCCGGGGCCGACGGCTTTGGGCGGGAAGCTTTGTCCGATGCCTTGGTCCAGGCTCATTCTTCCAATGTCAAAATCTACTATTGCCTGAACGCGTTTCCCCAGGAGAAGGATCTGGGCCTGGTTCGAACCTGCCTGGAGCTGCTTTCGGACATGGGCGATGCTTGCGTTGACGGGCTGATCGTGGCTGATCCCGGCGTGTTTTTTCTGGCCCGGAAGATTTTGCCGCATGTCCCGATTCATGTCAGCACGCAGGCCAATACCGGCAACAGCGCCGCTGCCGCATTCTGGCGCGAGTTGGGTGCGACGCGGATCAATCTGGCGCGGGAGCTGGCCTTGGGCGATATCCGGAGCCTGGCCCGGGCCGTGCCGGATTTGGAACTGGAAATGTTCGTCCACGGCGCCATGTGTCTGGCCCTGTCCGGACGCTGTTCGCTGAGCGCCTATCTGAACGCCCGCTCCGCGAACAAGGGCAGCTGCACCCAGCCCTGCCGGTTCAAGTATCGGGCAAAGGCCATGGCCGTGGAAGAACAGCTGCGGCCTGGCGAAATTCTGTGGGAAGTTTTGGAGGACGAGGATTATACGGCCTTTTTCAGCCCGCGCGATCTCTGCCTGGTCAAATATCTGCCCTGGATTTGGAAAAACCAAATCAGGGCCGTGAAAATCGAAGGCCGGATGCGTTCCGCGGCCTATGTCGCCCTGACTTGCGACGTCTATCGCACGGCATTGGATGATCTGGGCATGGGGCGATTCCGGCCGAGTTTGTATCTGCATGAACTTGGACTGGCTTTGCATCGACCCATGGATTCCGGCTTCTTTCTTCCCGGTGCTCCGAGTACGACCGCCAGACGCTGGGATTGCGCAGGCCGGATGACCATGGTCGGCCACCTGATCCGTCAGGAAGGACAGGAAAAATGGATGGTCCAGGTTCTGGATCGCTGGGACGCGGCCAAACCTTTGGAACTGGTGTTGCCGGGCCTGCGGCGCCCTGTGGTGGAGGCGTCGGAGTATGGCCTGGAGAACGAGCGGGGCGAAAAGCTTGCTGTCGCCCATCCAGGACAGCGCGTCCTGCTCTCCTGCGGTCACCCATCCTGCCGACCGGGCATGTTTGTCCGGCAGGACCAGCCGGAAAGAATTTCACCCACCCGATAG